The following are encoded in a window of Castanea sativa cultivar Marrone di Chiusa Pesio chromosome 5, ASM4071231v1 genomic DNA:
- the LOC142637276 gene encoding berberine bridge enzyme-like 8, with the protein MGILRATMLPLLSIFFLLSLSRQVSASESFIHCLLNHSQPSHPISAAIYTPNNGSFSSVLQAYIRNLRFNTTTTRKPFLIVTALHDSHIQAAIVCAQTHNLQMKIRSGGHDYEGVSYVAEVPFFVLDMFNLRSIDIDVESETAWVQAGATLGEVYYRIYEKSNTHGFPAGVCPTVGVGGHFSGGGYGNMMRKYGLSVDNIIDAQLVDVKGRLLNRKSMGEDLFWAIRGGGGASFGVVVSYKIKLVRVPEIVTVFNVAKTLEQNATDIVSKWQHVADKIDENLFIRLILDVVNGTNKENTGRATFFALFLGDSEQLLSVMNKSFPELGLKKSDCNETSWVQSVLFWTNFALGTPNDVLLSRVPQTLTYLKRKSDYVKEPISKAGLELIWKKLTELKYVALTFNPYGGRMSEIPAEAVPFPHRAGNLAKIQYAANWNEGGEEVTDYYINLTRKLYSFMTPFVSKNPREAFFNYKDLDLGINHNGKASYQEGRVYGIKYFKGNFNRLVEIKTKVDPGNFFRNEQSIPTLPNKRK; encoded by the coding sequence ATGGGGATATTAAGGGCAACAATGCTTCCATTGCTCTCAATATTTTTCCTACTTTCTCTCTCAAGGCAAGTATCAGCTTCTGAGTCCTTTATTCACTGCCTTCTAAACCATTCTCAGCCATCCCATCCAATCTCTGCAGCAATATATACTCCCAACAATGGCTCCTTCTCATCTGTCTTGCAAGCCTACATCCGAAACCTTCGATTCAACACGACCACAACTCGTAAACCTTTTCTCATTGTCACTGCTTTGCATGACTCTCACATTCAAGCAGCCATCGTTTGTGCTCAAACGCATAACCTCCAAATGAAAATCCGAAGTGGAGGCCATGACTATGAGGGGGTGTCTTATGTGGCAGAAGTCCCATTCTTTGTCCTTGACATGTTCAATCTCCGATCCATTGACATTGATGTGGAAAGTGAGACTGCTTGGGTTCAAGCAGGAGCAACTCTTGGTGAAGTTTACTATAGAATCTATGAGAAAAGCAACACCCATGGTTTCCCAGCTGGGGTTTGTCCCACGGTTGGTGTTGGAGGCCACTTTAGTGGAGGAGGCTATGGCAACATGATGAGGAAGTACGGCCTCTCAGTCGATAACATTATTGATGCCCAATTAGTTGATGTCAAAGGAAGACTTCTGAATAGAAAATCCATGGGAGAAGATTTGTTTTGGGCTATTAGAGGTGGTGGAGGAGCTAGCTTTGGAGTGGTTGTGTCATATAAAATCAAACTTGTTCGTGTTCCAGAGATAGTAACTGTTTTCAATGTTGCAAAAACTTTAGAACAAAATGCCACAGACATTGTGTCTAAGTGGCAACATGTTGCAGATAAGATCGATGAAAACCTTTTCATCAGGCTTATCTTGGACGTGGTAAATGGCACAAATAAAGAGAATACTGGAAGAGCTACATTCTTCGCTCTTTTCCTTGGTGACTCTGAGCAACTTCTCTCTGTCATGAACAAGAGCTTTCCTGAATTGggtttaaaaaaatcagattgcAATGAAACCAGCTGGGTTCAATCTGTGCTTTTCTGGACAAACTTCGCTCTTGGCACGCCAAATGATGTTTTGCTTAGTCGAGTACCTCAAACACTAACTTACTTGAAGAGGAAATCAGACTATGTGAAGGAGCCGATTTCAAAGGCTGGGCTGGAGTTGATTTGGAAGAAATTGACTGAGCTGAAATACGTGGCACTGACATTCAATCCTTATGGTGGAAGAATGAGTGAGATTCCAGCTGAGGCAGTTCCTTTCCCTCATCGAGCAGGAAACCTGGCAAAGATTCAGTATGCAGCAAATTGGAATGAAGGTGGGGAAGAGGTTACAGATTACTATATAAATTTGACAAGAAAGCTTTACAGTTTCATGACTCCATTTGTGTCCAAGAATCCAAGGGAGGCATTTTTCAACTATAAAGATCTTGACTTGGGGATTAACCATAATGGCAAGGCAAGTTACCAAGAAGGAAGAGTTTATGGGATCAAGTATTTCAAGGGTAATTTCAACAGGTTGGTAGAGATTAAGACTAAGGTTGATCCTGGTAACTTCTTTAGGAATGAACAAAGCATCCCTACTCTTCCAAACAAGCGGAAGTAG